From Haemorhous mexicanus isolate bHaeMex1 chromosome 2, bHaeMex1.pri, whole genome shotgun sequence, the proteins below share one genomic window:
- the PPME1 gene encoding protein phosphatase methylesterase 1, whose translation MSALEKQLHLGRLPPRPPLPGGGGQSGSKMRMGPGRKRDFSPVLWSQYFESMEDVVVENETGKDTFRIYKSGLEGPVLLLLHGGGHSALSWAVFTSAIISRIQCRIVALDLRGHGETKVRNPEDLSAETMAKDVGSVVEALYGDLPPPIMLIGHSMGGAIAVHTAVANLLPSLLGLCMIDVVEGTAMDALNSMQNFLRSRPKTFKSLENAIEWSVKSGQIRNLESARVSMVGQVKQCEEAASPECPKAIVEGIIEEEEEEDEDEEGGGSVNKRKKEDDTETKKEHLYTWRIELAKTEKYWDGWFRGLSNLFLSCPTPKLLLLAGVDRLDKDLTIGQMQGKFQMQVLPQCGHAVHEDAPDKVAEAVATFLIRHRFTEPIGGFQCVFPAC comes from the exons ATGTCGGccctggagaagcagctgcatCTGGGCCGCCTCCCGCCTCGGCCTCCGttgcccggcggcggcggccagTCCGGGTCCAAGATGCGCATGGG CCCTGGAAGAAAGCGTGATTTTTCACCAGTGCTTTGGAGCCAGTACTTTGAGTCTATGGAGGACGTTGTGGTAGAAAATGAAACTGGCAAGGAT ACTTTTCGAATTTACAAAAGTGGCCTGGAGGGGCCTGTCTTGCTGCTGTTACACGGTGGAGGCcactctgccctgtcctgggctgTGTTTACT TCTGCAATCATTAGCAGGATCCAGTGTAGGATTGTGGCCTTAGACCTCCGAGGCCATG GAGAAACAAAAGTAAGGAAtcctgaagatctgtctgcagAGACTATGGCAAA ggacgTGGGGAGCGTGGTGGAGGCGCTCTACGGGGACCTGCCGCCGCCCATCATGCTGATCGGGCACAGCATGGGGGGGGCCATCGCCGTGCACACCGCCGTGGCCAacctgctgcccagcctgctggggctctgcatgATCGATGTCGTGGAAG GTACTGCCATGGATGCCTTGAACAGCATGCAGAACTTCCTAAGGAGTCGTCCCAAAACATTCAAGTCGCTCGAGAATGCCATTGAGTGGAG TGTAAAAAGTGGACAGATAAGAAATCTTGAATCTGCCAGAGTTTCTATGGTCGGTCAAGTCAAACA gTGTGAAGAGGCTGCCAGTCCTGAATGCCCTAAAGCCATAGTAGAGGGAATTattgaggaagaggaggaagaggacgaggatgaggaaggaggaggctctgtcaacaaaaggaagaaagaggatGACACAGAG acaaaGAAGGAGCATTTATACACGTGGCGAATCGAACTGGCCAAAACAGAGAAGTACTGGGATGGCTGGTTCAGGGGTTTATCCAACCTCTTCCTCAGCTGTCCCACTCCAAAGCTTTTGCTTTTAGCTG GTGTTGACAGGCTGGATAAAGATCTGACCATCGGACAGATGCAAG GGAAGTTCCAGATGCAGGTCCTCCCACAGTGTGGCCACGCAGTCCATGAGGACGCTCCGGACAAG GTTGCTGAAGCTGTTGCAACGTTCCTGATCCGTCACAGGTTTACAGAGCCCATTGGTGGATTCCAGTG TGTGTTTCCTGCTTGTTAA